The genome window ACGCCCGCTTCAAGGGCGGCTGGGGTCTCGGTGCATCGCTGCTCGATGAGAATTTCGGCTACGATCCGAGCATCTACGGCAGCTACCGGATCAAGCAGAACGACGGCAGCTACACCGCCTTCCCCGAGCAGCCGCGGCTGCCGAATCGCGACTATCTGGTATCAGGCAACACGCCGCAGTCCAAGTATTTCCAGATGAACGGCTTCATTCTCTGGGGGAAGGACGAGAATTTCTTCGAGTGGCAGTCGGGGAACATCATCTTCATCACCGGCGGCGCCACGATCCGTCCCAGCGACCAGTTGCGGATCAACCTGTCGTACAACCACCAGACGGTGAACCGGATCAGCGACGGATCGCGCGTCTCGCTGCAGATCGTGCCGCGTGCACGCGTCGAGTACCAGCTGTCACGCGCCTTCCAGGTGCGACTGGTGTCGCAGTATGTGCTCGAGACGCGTGACTCGTTGCGCGATGAAGGGCGGACCAACCTGCCGATCTACTACGCCGGCAGCGATGGCTCACTCTCGCGCGCGGCGGCGTTCCGGGACGGCAACCTGCGCACCGACCTGCTCTTCTCCTACTTCCCGAATCCTGGCACCGTGGTCTACCTCGGCTACGGTGGTGGCTACCACGAACCAGGCGAGCGCGGGCGGCTCAAGTTCGATCGGGTGAACGATGGATTTTTCATGAAGCTGAGCTACTTGTTCCGAATGCGGGGATAGACAGAAGAGACTAGAGACTAGAGACTAGAGAAAACACGAAGGCCGACATCCTCCTGCGATGCCGGCCTTCATTTCACCTCTAGTCTCTGATCTCTAGTCTCTAGTCTCTATGCAAGTCTGCTCGCCCCGCCCGCCGCATCGACAAACGCATCGAAGAGGCGGCCCACCGAGCGATCACCGGTGGCGAACATTTCGGGGTGCCACTGCACGCCCACGGCGAAGCCATCCTGGACTTCGGCGGCTTCGATGAGTCCATCGGGCGCAACGGCGGTAGTTACGAGACCATAGCCGAGCTGCTTGATGCCCTGATGATGCATCGAGTTCACCGGGACGGGGCCGCCACCCATTGCGTCGCCGAGGCGGGAGTCGGCGCGCACCTCGACCACGTGGGCGAGGTGGTCGCGCTCATAGCCGGCGTTGGGGAAGTAGTCGTGCTTGAGCGAATCCGGGCGTTCCTCGGCGAGATCCTGCCAGAGCGAACCACCGAGAGCGACGTTGAGCACCTGGAGTCCGCGGCAGAGGCCGAGGAAGGGCTTGGCGTCCTTCACGGCCCAACGCGCCATCACGATTTCGGCGGTGTCGCGGGCGGGGTCGAGCCGGCCGAGCTTGTCGTGTCGAGCCGACTTGTAATAGGAGGGGTCGATGTCGACCCCACCCGGGACCAGGACCCCGTCGAGCCGCTCGTAGATCTCGCGCAGGGTCGCAGGGTCTTCGGCCAGCAGCGGGACCAGCACCGGCACGCCGCCCGAGGCCATCACGGCGTGGACATAGCGCTGGTTCATGACCCACGACACCGGGAGCTCGCTGGGGATCCCCTCGATCGCGTGCAGTGTCTGGGTTGTCACCCCGATCAGGGGCCTCTTCCGTACCATTAGCGAACACCCTCCGCCGTTTCCGCGACCAGTCGATCGACCACTGCGCGAAGATCGCCGGTTTCCCGGTAGGTCGCCAGTTGCCGGTCGGCCGAGGTCCCTTCCGAGAGAATCCGGTAGGCGTACTCGATCTCCTTGCGGGAGCCGAGTTCGTCGACCACATCACCGATGAACCACTCGATCAGCTCCTTGATCAGCTCGCGGGCGGGCAGCTGTTTCTCGCGCCCGAAATCGATGAGCTGCCCCTCGAGGCCGTAGCGCGTTGCGCGCCACTTGTTCTCCTCGATGAGGGCGGGGAGATACTGACGAAACGACATATTGTCACGCCGCAGCTTCCAGAGCTTCGCAATGATGGCCTGGAAGATCGCCCCGATGCAGACGGCCTCGTCGACCCTGGTGCATACATCGCAGATGCGGAACTCGAGCGTCGGAAAGAGGTGGTGCGGCCGGACATCCCACCAGAGCTTCGAGGCGTTGGGGATCGAGCCAGTGGCGACCATCACGTCGACGG of Gemmatimonadota bacterium contains these proteins:
- a CDS encoding gamma-glutamyl-gamma-aminobutyrate hydrolase family protein → MTTQTLHAIEGIPSELPVSWVMNQRYVHAVMASGGVPVLVPLLAEDPATLREIYERLDGVLVPGGVDIDPSYYKSARHDKLGRLDPARDTAEIVMARWAVKDAKPFLGLCRGLQVLNVALGGSLWQDLAEERPDSLKHDYFPNAGYERDHLAHVVEVRADSRLGDAMGGGPVPVNSMHHQGIKQLGYGLVTTAVAPDGLIEAAEVQDGFAVGVQWHPEMFATGDRSVGRLFDAFVDAAGGASRLA